A stretch of Zootoca vivipara chromosome 13, rZooViv1.1, whole genome shotgun sequence DNA encodes these proteins:
- the LOC132593127 gene encoding olfactory receptor 10A7-like, translating into MQRNLSEITEFVLLGFGELHHLKIFLFLVFLVLYILTMAANILTILLIVTDQHLHTPMYFFLGNLSCLETFYSSTILPRVLVSLQKGDKTISMKGCLTQMYFFAFLVSTECYLLSVMSYDRYLAICKPLHYENVMNRKLCIQLAAGSWFNSIVFTSIFLGIFLKMQFCGPNEIDHFYCDSLPLLKLSCSHINLVKQVSVIFSFVFTFPPFILTLASYIYIIATILRIPSTTGRKKAFSTCSSHLIVVSIFYGALIIVYLIPQTKTMRYFNKIVSVLYTVLPPIANPLIYSLRNKDVKEALKRLLQKFRKGNL; encoded by the coding sequence ATGCAGAGAAATCTAAGTGAAATTACAGAGTTTGTCCTTTTGGGATTTGGAGAACTCCATCACCTGAAGATCTTCTTGTTCCTAGTTTTTCTGGTGTTATACATTTTGACCATGGCTGCCAACATCCTCACCATTCTTCTGATAGTGACTGATCAGCACCTGCAcacccccatgtacttcttcctagGAAATTTGTCCTGCTTAGAGACTTTCTACAGCTCAACCATCCTACCCAGGGTTTTGGTGAGCCTCCAAAAGGGAGACAAAACTATATCCATGAAAGGATGCCTTACGCAGATGTACTTCTTTGCTTTCCTGGTTAGCACAGAATGCTATCTCCTCTCTGTAATGTCATATGATAGATATTTAGCTATATGCAAACCTTTACATTATGAAAATGTAATGAACAGGAAACTCTGTATTCAGTTAGCTGCTGGCTCCTGGTTCAATAGCATTGTTTTTACTTCTATATTTTTGGGTATTTTCTTAAAAATGCAATTCTGTGGTCCTAATGAAATCGATCATTTCTATTGTGATTCTCTCCCATTATTAAAGCTTTCCTGCAGTCACATCAACCTTGTGAAACAAGTCTCTGTAATATTCTCTTTTgtattcactttccccccttttattttgacTCTGGCTTCTTATATCTATATTATTGCTACCATCCTCAGAATCCCATCAACCACTGGGAGAAaaaaggccttttccacctgttcTTCTCACCTGATTGTCGTCTCTATTTTCTATGGGGCATTGATCATTGTATATCTGATACCCCAAACTAAAACCATGAGATATTTCAATAAAATTGTTTCTGTTCTCTACACAGTCCTTCCCCCCATAGCTAACCCTCTTATATATAGTTTGAGAAACAAGGATGTAAAGGAAGCCCTGAAAAGGCTACTACAAAAGTTTAGGAAGGGCAATTTGTGA
- the LOC118077927 gene encoding olfactory receptor 10C1-like: MRVNKSMVNSFLLVGFSDLPGLEGLFFSIFLSIYALTLIGNILIIAVTLANQALHSPMYFFLRNLSCLDIVCTSVIIPKMLENLLSKDKTISFVGCAFQMSGFLITGAAECFLLAAMAYDRYVAICRPLHYTLIMSSSVCFGLVAASWLAAIPVQLGQTFLVFTSYFCDSKEINHFFCDFPAVVKLVCGDTSTNEKMALVEVALLGLIPFALIFMSYMCIASTIFKMPSVEGRQKAFSTCSSHLMVVMLFYGSGITVYLKPKSHFHDTDKSLSLLYTVLPPLLNPLIYSLRNKEVRVALRSVFSTHP; this comes from the coding sequence ATGAGAGTCAACAAGAGCATGGTGAATAGCTTCCTGCTAGTGGGGTTTTCTGATCTGCCAGGTCTGGAGGGTTTGTTCTTCTCCATTTTCCTAAGCATCTATGCTTTGACCCTGATTGGGAACATCCTCATAATAGCTGTCACATTGGCTAACCAGGCACTCCACAGTCCCATGTATTTCTTTCTCAGAAACTTGTCCTGTCTGGATATTGTCTGCACCTCTGTCATTATTCCCAAGATGCTTGAAAACCTCCTATCAAAGGACAAAACTATTTCATTTGTTGGTTGTGCCTTTCAAATGAGTGGCTTCCTCATCACAGGGGCAGCAGAGTGCTTCCTCTTGGCTGCCATGGCATATGACCGCTATGTTGCCATTTGCCGGCCCCTGCATTACACCCTGATTATGAGCAGTAGTGTGTGCTTTGGACTGGTTGCAGCTTCGTGGCTAGCTGCCATTCCAGTGCAACTTGGGCAGACTTTCCTGGTGTTCACCTCTTATTTCTGTGACTCCAAAGAAATTAACCACTTCTTCTGTGACTTCCCTGCTGTGGTCAAACTTGTATGTGGAGATACATCTACAAATGAGAAGATGGCTCTGGTGGAGGTAGCTTTACTTGGACTAATACCCTTTGCATTGATCTTCATGTCCTACATGTGCATCGCCTCCACCATTTTCAAGATGCCATCTGTGGAAGGGAGGCAAAAGGCCTTCTCAACATGCTCCTCACATCTCATGGTAGTGATGTTGTTTTATGGCTCTGGAATAACTGTGTATTTGAAACCTAAAAGCCATTTTCATGACACAGACAAAAGCCTTTCACTCTTGTACACTGTCCTGCCACCTTTGTTAAATCCTCTTATTTACAGTTTGAGGAACAAGGAAGTCAGAGTTGCTCTCAGAAGTGTATTTTCCACTCATCCCTAA